A window of Maniola hyperantus chromosome 17, iAphHyp1.2, whole genome shotgun sequence genomic DNA:
TAAAAGCAAAGTAGAGCAGCGAAAAATTTTTCGTGTCACTCAAGCCCGTAATTCGATTGAAGCCATCTCAGCAACTTAGAGCCGTTTTTAAATCCCATATATCCCAACACCACCCATTATTATCACTGGCAGTTCACCGCTTTTCTATGCATTAGTGCCATCCGACCGTCTCGATCAAAGCACAAAGTAGCTTATCGCTCTTAatatagagttgaaatttaaATGTGGTCAGAGAACGTGCTTAAAGTTGGCCAGGCGGAAGGCACGATAAGTGCAGGCCTTAATCTAAATAGCATCAAGGTAGAATTAAGCACGGTAGGATAAACACTGGCTGAATCGCATCAAACGGGAGCAGGCGCTTCTTTCAATTGTAATTGCGAAGGAAAGAAAAGAATTAGTAGCTGAGCACTTTTATCTTTGCAGATAGAAAGTCTAAAAGCAGTACCTAACGATTGTTTGAGCGAATTCAGTGTAGATAAACAGCTAATccaaagagatttttattttattgcaatgAATTCGAGAATTCATTTTGATTACGACTTGGTGCTGTTTTGTTCTCTAACTTTAGAGATTATTTAGTTGAGATTTTCAAAAGCTCATTCGATATTTTCAGGGCACTTTCAGGTTATTTTAGCATTTCCTGACTTGGGTGCCTGGTGATCACTTATTGTGCCAGatattttttccacgcacatacaAATTGTGAACTAACTCTCTTCGGCTGTTtccaataaattttaatatgggaTTATTCTAGGGGCGGCGGATTAATAAGTTTCTGAAAAGCTGGCTAGTGGCAGCGCACTGGTAATTTGCTTGctacttaaatttaaattttcaatgaTCTCCATTGCGCCGTGGTCTTACAAGGGGGAGTTACCAAACTCCATTCCTAGCAGCGTCAattttggaatttataattgtctctggtttggtctggtctgatggaaGATTTCGACCGTGGCAAGGTGGGTTCCTGTACTCGCATTGAAATGATCATAACTCTGAACTGCATCCAAATTAGCCCATTACCATCTTACATTGCAGCGTAACTTACCACAGTAGGTGTGTAgtagggtttttttttattcattataggcgatCACACCTGTttggaagtgatgatgtggcctaagatgggacgcgtttgcctagaaggcgCCTATTCTATAGTAGTAGGCCTATAATATAGGGTTGACCTAATATCGAAATTTaaggaaaaacattttttttttctattgtgttgaaaattgaaatcatGTTGTGTTCAATCAATCATAAGTCCTACTCAAGAACTAACTTGGCgtctaaataaaaagaaaaagttataaATTCTGCTTCAGGATAGTCAATTATTTACTAAAAAGTCTTACGCCTATTGATGGACGCTACAGTAGATTCCTCCTAACAATATCAATGATTGACGCCATCTACAATTCCTTCAGAATACCTACGATTGTTACTTGAGTATTATGCATAAAGGATGCCCCTTTACGCATGATTGGACAGAACTTGTGAGCACTTGTGTAGACATGCTAGTTTCACAGAAAAGCAATTGCCAGCGTCCTGAACCCGTTCTCAGAATTGCGATCGATTTGTCGAATTGTCACTCTTGTTTTGCTTATATCCTCACATATAGCATGTAGCATAATATATTCGTAAGCAAGGAGCTCTAATCCAACGCCTTACAGCTTATGAAACCTTAGTAGCTGCACGTCGACTAAGTCAAATCAAATATTACGTAGGTTTAAATCCCATCTTGAATAATATAATTGCTATCTTACCTGTATCTTAGAGGGAAAAAACGAGGATTAATCGTTTGGTCTAATGTACTTAGTAGATATTCTacttgtaaaaaaataactgccccaataataataatttaataatttatttattcttcaaattTACGTAGGAACATAAACGCTAGGGAAACGGTAATAGctgtgttatttaaaaaaactgtgttACAATAATGTAGCTAATGTATATCAAATTTGATACATATTTAACTGTTCAACTTTAAAGGTACATATTTTATCAAAGTTGAATAACATTATTCAAATGATTTAAACGTACTTAATCAAATTCTTGACAAGAATAATGTTAAAACTAGTGTACGAATATATTTACTATCTtattcttaaaatatttattttcaagtttTTCATACATCATTCGCGAACCGTCCATGACTTATCTGCTCGAAATATCAATAGGCAATACATTTGTCGTGTGAGCGAgggataaaataaatttttccatATATTTCTCCCGCAGAAACTTTATTACCGTCTTCTGTGGAGCCTCAATTCCCGTTCTTGATAGGTCTTCGCTTCAGCCCATAAAATGTCTCCTTACGTTTATTTAATTTCGACGCAGGTGCGGCACAAGTATTATTTTTGTACGACTgcgtgaaaaaaattaaatattcttaGGGTTATCGCTTTCAAAAGCAATGTGATGTAGCTATGGTTCCTGTTTCATGTTCTTCTTTGTttgtaaattcaaatttacagggtgtaaccaaaacgctagcaaaaacttagtgctATTGTTATACTGtctaaacacaattcaataccaataaccatttgcctcactagcttatgctcgcgacttagcaGAGCTTGGAGAACATGGCAAAAATTCAGTAACTACTACTGTCATTCGCTAAATTCATTTGATATTACTTTTTAACTTTACCGAAAACAATACCTTTCCTTCCCTACATAATTCTGCTGTATAAAAGCATAATATAGTTACTAGTTAACGTCCAACGTTATTTTAGTTAGTGGGAGTAGGTACGTCATGCAAATAGGAGTTGCTGCGAGACGTGGAggtcatatttttaaatttaaacagaTAGAGGTTACCGTATAATGCACCTGTGACTCTCTAAAAGCTCTCGCGAATATTCGGtgtaaactttatttttaatggcACCACGCTACATAATGGAAGACACCACGGGTCATATTTTATGAGACAATTTTCACGGATGTGAAACTTGGCTATGACAACGCTTTTAGACGTACCGACAACAAAATTTGCTTAAGTCACCCACAGTCTTGTCTTGAACGAAGTGTTTTCAACGGCATTGAGGCGGTTATTAAAGTTCCGTAGTCAACAATGTACCCTCATAGTTACaccatgtccgtctgtctgtctgtctgaccgtTCGTCCGCGGCTTATCTGAATGGCTGTAGTACTAGATAGCTGTTAATGTGAGCtgacaaagtggtaaaataaaattttggaaaaaaaaattttttggggTGCTTCTATTTTCTCGAACAGCCATTTTCCGATTCAGGGATCACTTGCACATTATCGTAACTCACAAATTCAGTGCAAGTAGGCGCATTGCAGTAACTGCCCAAGCAAACTACTTTATAAGCAAAGCAAATCTGTGGCCATGTGCCAGCTTAttctgtttttaaaaaatcggcgATTTACAAGATAGGCAGACTGGAATTCTACTCTTTACATTCCGCCTCCGGAAAGtcggaaagtcatttgtgggaatgagtgcaCTGCTATGACTTTTACAATGTGATAATACAGTAGATTGAACATTTGAACAGAACAGAAGTAtcttggttcttctcggtgggaatgGCATTCCaaacatctttttctttttcaaaaaatctttctatttctatactAAAAGAAATACTCCGCCCATCTAACCAAGCCCTTATTCGTCTTCAGCCTCGTCTCGAACgaagtgttttgaacaaaattgacATCTTAATTTTGACTTAAACTGATTTTCCGATCTTTGAGAGTCTTCATGTTGTCGTTTGAGATTTTGCTCTTGGAAATGTTAACTTACTTAGTTCTCCGTTGGTACGAATTAATCTTGTTTAACTTCTGAAAATTAACAACTGTTactgttttaattttgttactaagaaaataatatattattgacTACTATTGATTGCCTGCAGTTTTGCTCCTGTGGGTATTTCGGAAAATGCGACGTTGTTCcttttactatattataaagtGAACTCTGGGCAAAATTTCAGATTTCTATGTCCAAAAGTTTGGACTAGGTGTTGACGAGTCactacttttctttttatattttaatcttaataatatttttaatataaaagtttAGGAGCTTAGATGTTCGTTACTCTTTAAGGTTACAATGCTTGAACCGATTTAGCTAacatttggaatggagataactTATAAATCATCTAGTTTTCAGATAACCTTGAGAATTATATTCTTTTATCTGAACAGACAGTCTTATTTGGATTATTAATGCTCCTCCTTTTTCTTGAGAAATGAATATTTAAACTGCTCTACCTACTTGAGAGTCCGAGCTGTctactttatatttttcatgtctTCGTGTCTAGACAGGTACATTAAAACTTTTCAGCAACACTTACAATAGTGTAAGCTTATTTTTACCTTTGTTAGAAATAAGAACTCATTTTTAAGAGCTGAGTTATTTCTAAAGCGCAACTAGCAACTAATGCTTAGTGGCAAACGCTGTAAGTTTTATAACATCAGATTTGTCTTCTTACGTCGAGTCCAAGCTTAGTGGGAATACAATATATAACGTCAATGTATCACTTCGGACCATGTACTCAGAAGCTCAGCTTGCTATTTGCGGTCCCACAACCAGTCGTTAATCAATTACGTTGGTGATCGTCGGTACTTGAGATAATATTTATCTCGCAAATAACCAGTAATGGATATCGTTTTAATTGATAATCGCGCGTGTAATAGCACCGGGATCATTGCTGCTAATACAAAAGGGTTTGCGGATTGGATCAACAAACATGAAgtaaattaatgttttgttgAGGACTCTGATCCTGTAAAATAGATAGAgttatttgtttaattaaagATATTTGGAGgtaatattgtatttaaatgTTCATTTGGTTTGAATAGTTCGTAGCGATTAAGATTCATTTCAAGCTACATAACTATTCTATACGGAATCGTATGGTtggtttattttagttttccaAATAGTGTCATCCACTTCTGCAAATAAATGTAACCATTAGATTATTAGCATTTCATAGTTCTTTATAGTTTAGCTACTTAAgcagtgataacctagtggcTAAGACATTGGCTTCCTAGTTAGGGGGTCAGGGgtttgatcccaggcacgcacctctgacttttcagagttaaaaaattttaatatagcttagacggtgaagaaaaacttgcatgcctaagagttctctatAACTTTCTCAAATATGTGTGGTCTTCCAATCTGCACATGTAAAAGACTTTGGCCAAAttctctcattctgagaggagaccctcaGCTCAGTAATGGGCCGTTAATAAGTTGATGATGATCTACAATTATAATGTTTGCTTTATTTAAGTCCTTGCCTTTTACTACAACACCACCTTTTGTTACAGTGCGGATGGCAACTACGAAGTGACGATAATGACGAAAGCAATCCTCCACCACGACGGAAAAGTCATTTGGAAACCGCCCGCTATTTACAAGTCCTTCTGCGAGATCGATGTCGAGTACTTCCCTTTTGATGAGCAGACCTGCTTTATGAAGTTTGGCTCTTGGAGTTACGATGGGTATACGGTAAGTCTCTCTGTCTGCGTCctatttctcattgctgagggttgtgaGAAGTTTCCCTAGTGCACTTCCCAGCACTCTCCATATAcagtttaagtgatttagtgtttttgaaacccgcaatgtatagcgtataCGCCTACGACGCATTACCCGAGTTTTGCACCCCGCGGCacttatctacgcaacgtttgttgaccgctagcgtcagtcagatgttttatttgcaatacagtgcaaacttttacaaacacttttttttaaatttaatttttcgcGTCTTTTActggtatcttatcagtaatcaatcacctgtcttcgtttgtGCTAGCGTTTTATTAGCACCCTCTGTTTACGTACATTGGTTCTAATTctaatattaaccaatcaagaTCTGTAATTTTTTCTAGAACGTTTATgaactaatatctgtgtctggTTTGCTAAAATACTAGTTTAAAGTTACACGAGctaaaagatttgtttgtttaaatCCTTGAatccgtgtaactttgaaaataaatattttaacggaaacTGGGCAAATTACAGATAGGTATAGATATTAATTTCTAAaaagtatctacaaaatttcattaagttTGGTAGGTTCaaattcaaatgagagccaaactacatTTGTTTGGTGCGCACTACGAAAAAACTCCTTTATTCACGATTTATCATacagatttgtttgttttggcagattatagcgaattaagcttgtATATCCCAatttaatttgcaaaaaaaaattgaaatagaaaaaaaaaactacaatcaATTTCACTGCCATTCAGCACTGAATAGAAACTTTTAATCCTATTAAGAGATTTTTCccgtaaaacaaaataaaatcaatttaaaacTGAAAAGTAACACGGATTTAAATGGGATAAAGCAATTGCGAAAAATGCCTTTTCCATTCTTGCAAAGTGATTGATCTGATACAATAATACTAAcgtgttttatttgcattccCGAATTTCAATTAAAATTCACTTTTCAttggtactttttagggttccgtaggtaagtacctcaaaaagaaaaacggaacccttataggatcactttgttgtatttctgtctgtctgtctgtctgtcggtctgtcaaggaacctacagggtactttccgtgaCCTAGGAtcagtaggtcttatagcagacattagggggaaaatataaaaaccgtgtggttacatcacacaaaaaaattgtggtgtgaaaatgaactaataattagtattttcaatttttgaagtaagataactataatattaactatatAAGTACATATAGAGGGgggatcatatgaaaggttttgcATTCCTTTGCCTATGTCTTGTACTCAGTATTTATCAAGCATTTTGATCAACGTAGTTGTTCCTAACCTTTTCTGATACGATGTcagaataaatattataaattgccaACCGATAAATAATGCGGTCGGAGAGATATGCTTGCCAATGAAAGGCGGGACTATAAAAACTTCGGGATAGAGTTTAGAGATAGGCTTCTGAAAGCCGAGGCATCTATCTATATCAAACTAAGGAAGCCAATAAATCTGGTCTGTTCCTTTCTTATAAATAGATCGACGGCACGCATCTACGACTACCGACTTTGTGTTTGTGAACCGAAggattatgataatatttttgtcttctttttgtttttgttttgttgttgtgCTTGTTATTATTGTTTAGATCTTTACTCGTAACTAGCTTATTCATCCTCGTGATTACCCAAATTGGACCCAAATGGCAAAGTTCATACAACATTTTATCTGAAATCGATTTGAGGCGACTATGTAGGATGTgtcttttttaaatgatataagtaggcatgatgtaatgcgcagacgtacgcattgagggtcaaacctctgtggtttttacaatgcgtgctacctattTAGTGAAATTTtctcttgtatgttaataataaattttaaaaaaagaaggaaaaatattaaaaccaaaAAGATATTGACATGTTTATATTTTGCAGTAAAACCGTGCCATGTACCTATATTACGCGAccagtcgagatggcaatcggggaggtaacccgcacacccacacagcccgcTTGCTAACCCTGTGCGGACGAGCGCGAAAGACGTGtgagtagggttgccaggcgtccggataaagccggacataagtaggctttttgattgcgtgtccggcccaAATAAACGgggtccggcttgtccggcttttttTTAcgtttcgcaaacgagcgtggcccagcgcaggcgagtcgactggcggtcgctcccgcaggcggcagtgccgcctgacaacaagatttatgacaataataaaaaaagcttgattttacataaatttttttttgtcctacctattaatactaagacacaaaatcctcaataatgtagggtgtgcGGCCTTtgtacccaaatgtccggccaaactggctggtctatCCGGCTATTagctttggcgacctggcaaccctacgtGTGAGTGtgcccgattaccatctcgacctatcgcggactatacaataTACTTCTGTTACTACTTTATTATATCATTATATTTCTTGCAGGTGGATTTGAGGCACTTAAAACAAACACCAGACTCCGATGACATAGGGATGGGCATCGATCTGTCGGAGTACTACATTTCGGTAGAGTGGGATATCATGCGGGTACCGGCCAAAAGGAATGAGAAATTCTACTCTTGCTGCGAACAACCTTATCCTGATATAATTTTCAACCTCACCCTAAGGAGGAAAACTCTCTTCTATACGGTCAACCTCATCATCCCTTGCGTTGGAATATCTTTCCTTTCAGTTCTAGTATTCTATCTTCCGTCGGATTCAGGAGAAAAGATCTCACTTTGTATATCTATTTTACTCTCACTGACCGTGTTCTTTTTACTGTTAGCAGAAATTATCCCCCCTACGTCACTCACGGTCCCTTTACtaggaaaatatttattatttactatgatGCTAGTAACATTATCAGTCGTAGTCACTATTGTGGTGCTAAACGTAAATTTTAGGTCTCCAGTTACACACCATATGGCTCCGTGGGTGCGGAAAgtctttatagattttttacccagaatattatgtatacaaaggCCGGAAAAGCCGCCTGACGATGACGAAAATGATAAACCAACTGAGGTAAGAAAAACAGAATTAAATACTAAGGAGCAATCCAAACAAAACTCATAAAACATTAGAATTAATTTAAAGTCAGTTGAAAAATTCTTGCTTCTTGAAgaatttattgtacaaaaaatacactttaCCCACAACTTAAAGTAAATTCCGCTGTATAAAAacgtttaattaaatttatgaaagctcttacaaataaagtttcGCCTTAAGAGAATCCTTTTAAAACGATAAAACAAACACCGTACTTTTTCTCATTGAGTTTCCTTCATTCAAAACATTTTCCATCGGAGTGTATTCAATACAAACAAAACGCTATTCCGGTTGCCTCCAAACCGCTCTAAACAATAGCCATTTTAATTGTCCTCAGTCGCAAGACTCTTCTGGGAAACCTTCCTTTCAACGGTATTCTAAATCCATTGTTTCGTGTGTTTCGAGAAGATATCGCTTCCAGCCCAATTTCATTCCATTTCGATTTTCCTTTATTACTCAATACCGGAGGGCTTAACGAGCGCGCGAGGCCCCTGTTATTTATGTTTCTCTGGTGGCTGCGGACGGATCGCGATATATACGATCCGGCAGACGTGGCACGAAACCGAAACCTCCTCTCCAACCTAATTGTGTGCCGGCTTAAGCTACGTCGATACACCGATCCCACAGAACGAAAACTGACGTTTTAATCTCAGGGTATTCCGGTACGACTCCCTTCTTCTATTGTTAGATGTACTGCGAGCTTAACCTAGCCCTCGgtaacctgggcggtctatttggcttctggagcgagcttggatggctggagtgaatacttcggcggggaggggcgatgcacgcacaacagacggaaacgtttaagtgcggaatcCAGCCCAGAgtgtagaagaagaagaagacctcTTTACTTCtctgtaaaatgtaaataacttATTGAGATTTACTCGTATTGTAACTTATAACGGTAATTACCATTTTAGGTACTCACAGACGTCTTTGGTGGCGATGACATGGACGGAAAGTTCAAAGAATGGGCCTGTGAGGAATACGAGTTGCCAGGAATGCCTCCTTCGCCGCCTCCACCCCCAGGCGGTGATGATGAACTATTTTCCCCTCCCCCAGGATCCCCTTGCCGCTTAGACCTCGACGATTGCAGTCCGTCTCTAGAAAAACCCTTTGTGAGAGAGATGGAGAAGACTATAGAAGGTTCCAGGTTTATAGCGCAGCATGTTAAAAATAAGGATAAGTTTGAGAGTGTGAGTTGTAGagatattcaattcaatttttttaatcataatgagctttatattaattttctatttcgtttCGCAGGTCGAGGATGATTGGAAGTATGTGGCGATGGTTCTGGACCGAATCTTCCTGTTCGCGTTCACGATAGCCTGCGTTCTCGGCACGGCTCTAATAATATTTAGAGCGCCGACATTCTACGACAACGCGAAGCCAATAGATATTCTCTACTCTAAAATTGCCAAGAAGAAGTTGGAGTTGCTCAAAATGGGCTCGGAAGGCGACCCGGGTCTCTGAAATTCGTCTTACGTCTTCGGTCACTCGCCGCCGAAGACGTTCTGGGAGCTGATAGTGATGTGGTGGCATGGATGATCGATGTAAGGGCTCCTAGTGGAATCTGTGCGGCGAGAACTTGTCTTGTGCTCAGTGTGGTGCCAAACGCTCGACGCGCTACCGGACGTTCATACGCCTGGCGTGTCTAAACCCGTCTTTTTATATAGATAAACTCATTCACGAGACTGTGTCCGTCGTTAGTCGAATCAGGAACAAAGTAACCTCAAGTTCATGGGCGTTTTGTGTTGACGTCGAATCCGCcgtcaatatttttatattcgaaTCGCCGTATTAAGCGTATATACTTTTTAAGTGTAACATGTatgttttttcaatttcttaATCATCCAATTTTTCTTACTAAAAAATGTTAATTAGTATGAGCGCACAAACATTGTATAGTTGAGGTATGTTTTGATTACTAACTTTGATTTGGTTACATTTTTTAGTATATcgaatgaaaatattactttcCATAATATAAGGACTAAATTCGAATAAATCGAGCTCAATTCAcgattattattagataatgAGGTATAATAATGAGGTAATTTTCACTCAACGTATAATATTAATCGAAAATTACTACAGTTTCTTGAAAACGTCCTCAATGAGAGTCGGACATTGTAGGTGATGTACTTTAGTATTACCGGTGAattaaagatattataaaatatacattattagtattttataaaCTACGTACTCGCGTAAAAATCATAAGGACAATATCGATTCATTGAAGTAATCGAATAATCGTAACTCCCCCGTAGGTTTACTGTAAGGGATTGTAGATATACTAGGTAAGCTGAAACGTCAGacatgatgattgatgatactcaaaataataataataatgatgccAACATAGTTGTAATGTCACGTTGAGAcggtgataataataattattatggttttattagATATATTTATAACACAATTGACTGCcaattgtaatttaaatttttataaaattcgaTATTCTTAGATAGTTTGAtaacttgtttaattaaaaaaaattcaaatgtgcCAAATACTGCCAACTGCACTTGGCCaggtctgtcaatccgcacttggccagcgtggtagactatggccaaaacccttctcactctgagaggacacctgtgctctgtagtgagccggtgatgggttgatcatgatgatgatcatgatggcACTATAGTATCGAAGGCCAAAATAAGAACTATTATTTTGTAAGAGTTGTCGTTCACGTTGTTTTAAGTGCGCTTTTTCATAACTAACATCTCCAAGTGCTTGTCCTATATAAGCAATGACTGAAAGTTCTATTAATACGTCTGCAATTTGCTAGATATTGGTTATTTTTCAAACCAAAGTACCGTATTCCATTAATCCTAGAGTACAGGGTAAAATTAGTACACAAATTTCTTCCCCTGATTTTAGTCTCACAGTTTcactaatagggtcttggactgtagtaataaaatgatgtgatttttgtacAGCGGTAGTTAATGGGACTAGAATTAGaagagaataaattaaaaaatcatgatttctgtttatttttaatattaacgtcatgctgtacggaaggtggataatgacgtcacaatccgtaaacgacatttttagggttccgtacctcgtaaaggaaaaacggaacccttatatgatcactttgttgttttttaacttaaaaaatatttttttaagttaaaaaaattaaaaatattacgccTTGTGATGTCATTAAtcactttccgtacagcgtgacgttaattaattattttaaaaataaataaaaatcatgatttttaaataaactaacgCTACACAAAAAATCagttcattttattactacattcCAAGACTCTAGGTATTGTAAAGTCTTTTTACTCACCTATCGGCACTATCACTCGtcgtagataataaataaatcattgttGAGGTTGGTCATTATTAGTCTGTAACGTGTAGGTAGCCAACGTTATTATTTTGGTTTTAGAATAGGATCTATGTTATAGCGAATGGCCGAAGTTCCGTCGCTCGTAGGTTTGActagaaaattataaattctgaCAAGAGGTCTTAAGAAACCTTCAAACCTTtgactaataaatatttttggtcaATCCTAAGAGTACCTAGTTTGTTAGTCAAAAAGTCGAAAATTTGGAATTTTGCCAAGACTTCTAAAGATTAATTGTCAAACCTAGTAGCAACAGAGCCTGGGGCTTTTGAGtataacattaatattattaggagTCAATTTTTTGTTACCGATTCACGTTCATAAATTTAGATAGGTCGTATTTCGAAATCGATTCCAACATTTACACCTTAACTCATATTAACCATGTTAAGTGTGACATCACCTCGACCCATAACGTAGGGTAATGTAGCCTTtgtcgtaataaaaaaaatttcgaGCCGCGTATTTAATATGTCAAAGTAACtcatgataatgattacctagtTAACTCTGATAGGtattattcatattttaattaaagaaaATCAACAGCGAGCAGTAGGCTTAGTACGAGTTTGCATAactcgacaacgttgatagagTTCGAATACCGAAACACTATAGCATCAAAGTAAAATTAGGTCAATTTAACTTTTTGCCTTGCCTTGTTTTAAGGGCGAAGTTTTGAAACATGAGTAGCCAACGCAGCGCTCCATAAACAGTAGTAACAATATAAAAACCAGTATAATTGAACGTATCCAATTTTAAAGCTGAAGATTGATTGtaccgtttgtttgtaatgtaccATTCAAGGCGATCTTGTTACAATACGGCGACACAGACTGATGAACCGTAAGTTTATAATGTATCATTCGTGCTCTTGGCCCAAGTGTGCTCCATTTTAACTCAAAATGGCAGACCTGCACTCACTTGTAATGTAACACTCAAAAAGAATTCGCGAAAAAACCGACAGTCGAGTGGAGCACGCGGCGCTCGCCACgaatgatacattacaaactaACATTACAAGTCAGTCTTCGGTTTGGTTACAAAAACTCGATACATTAAACCAAAAT
This region includes:
- the nAChRalpha1 gene encoding acetylcholine receptor subunit alpha-like 1 isoform X1; translated protein: MVLAFVVGVLCVWGRLSVANPEAKRLYDDLLSNYNRLIRPVGNNSDRLTVKMGLRLSQLIDVNLKNQIMTTNVWVEQEWNDYKLKWNPDDYGGVDTLHVPSEHIWLPDIVLYNNADGNYEVTIMTKAILHHDGKVIWKPPAIYKSFCEIDVEYFPFDEQTCFMKFGSWSYDGYTVDLRHLKQTPDSDDIGMGIDLSEYYISVEWDIMRVPAKRNEKFYSCCEQPYPDIIFNLTLRRKTLFYTVNLIIPCVGISFLSVLVFYLPSDSGEKISLCISILLSLTVFFLLLAEIIPPTSLTVPLLGKYLLFTMMLVTLSVVVTIVVLNVNFRSPVTHHMAPWVRKVFIDFLPRILCIQRPEKPPDDDENDKPTEVLTDVFGGDDMDGKFKEWACEEYELPGMPPSPPPPPGGDDELFSPPPGSPCRLDLDDCSPSLEKPFVREMEKTIEGSRFIAQHVKNKDKFESVEDDWKYVAMVLDRIFLFAFTIACVLGTALIIFRAPTFYDNAKPIDILYSKIAKKKLELLKMGSEGDPGL
- the nAChRalpha1 gene encoding acetylcholine receptor subunit alpha-like 1 isoform X2, which codes for MLGRPTQRRSRRHLNLKNQIMTTNVWVEQEWNDYKLKWNPDDYGGVDTLHVPSEHIWLPDIVLYNNADGNYEVTIMTKAILHHDGKVIWKPPAIYKSFCEIDVEYFPFDEQTCFMKFGSWSYDGYTVDLRHLKQTPDSDDIGMGIDLSEYYISVEWDIMRVPAKRNEKFYSCCEQPYPDIIFNLTLRRKTLFYTVNLIIPCVGISFLSVLVFYLPSDSGEKISLCISILLSLTVFFLLLAEIIPPTSLTVPLLGKYLLFTMMLVTLSVVVTIVVLNVNFRSPVTHHMAPWVRKVFIDFLPRILCIQRPEKPPDDDENDKPTEVLTDVFGGDDMDGKFKEWACEEYELPGMPPSPPPPPGGDDELFSPPPGSPCRLDLDDCSPSLEKPFVREMEKTIEGSRFIAQHVKNKDKFESVEDDWKYVAMVLDRIFLFAFTIACVLGTALIIFRAPTFYDNAKPIDILYSKIAKKKLELLKMGSEGDPGL